One Methylosinus sp. C49 DNA segment encodes these proteins:
- the mtnA gene encoding S-methyl-5-thioribose-1-phosphate isomerase, whose translation MRIDSRHYRTIWENADGSVEAIDQTKLPHRFETKRLASLDDAVAAIATMVVRGAPLIGVTGAYGLALAAAVDPSDAALEEAHARLAAARPTAVNLRWALDRMRRLLLSAAPSDRRALAFGEAGAIADEDALCCEAIADHGATLICAAAAEHPGRPVNILTHCNAGWLAAVDWGTALAPIYKAARDGIDLHVWVDETRPRNQGASLTAFELSGEGIPHTVIADNTGGHLMQHGLVDLCIVGSDRTTRIGDVCNKIGTYLKALAAHDNGVPFYVALPSSTIDWAMRDGVSEIPIEQRDASEVTHISGLADDGAVTRVQVTPKGSPAANYAFDVTPARLVGALITERGVCAASEAGLRGLFPDLA comes from the coding sequence ATGCGCATCGACTCACGCCACTACCGCACCATCTGGGAAAACGCCGACGGCAGCGTCGAGGCGATCGACCAGACCAAGCTCCCCCACAGATTCGAGACCAAAAGGCTTGCCTCGCTCGACGACGCCGTCGCCGCGATCGCGACCATGGTCGTGCGCGGCGCGCCGCTGATCGGCGTCACCGGCGCCTATGGGCTGGCGCTCGCCGCCGCCGTCGATCCGAGCGACGCTGCGCTGGAGGAGGCCCATGCGCGGCTCGCCGCGGCGCGCCCCACGGCCGTCAATTTGCGCTGGGCGCTCGACCGCATGCGTAGGCTGCTGCTTTCCGCGGCGCCCTCGGACCGGCGCGCGCTCGCCTTCGGCGAGGCCGGCGCCATCGCGGACGAGGACGCGCTCTGCTGCGAGGCGATCGCCGACCATGGCGCGACGCTGATCTGCGCCGCCGCCGCCGAGCATCCGGGCCGGCCGGTCAATATTCTCACCCATTGCAACGCCGGCTGGCTCGCCGCCGTCGATTGGGGCACGGCGCTCGCGCCCATCTACAAGGCGGCGCGCGATGGAATCGATCTCCATGTGTGGGTCGACGAGACGCGGCCGCGCAATCAAGGCGCGAGCCTCACCGCCTTCGAGCTCTCGGGCGAAGGGATTCCCCACACCGTCATCGCCGACAACACCGGCGGCCATCTGATGCAGCACGGGCTCGTCGATCTGTGCATCGTCGGCAGCGACCGCACGACGCGCATCGGCGATGTCTGCAACAAGATCGGCACCTATCTGAAGGCGCTCGCCGCCCATGACAATGGCGTGCCCTTCTATGTCGCGCTGCCGAGCTCGACGATCGATTGGGCGATGCGCGACGGCGTCTCCGAAATCCCGATCGAGCAGCGCGACGCGAGCGAGGTGACGCATATTTCCGGCCTTGCCGACGATGGCGCGGTGACGCGCGTGCAGGTGACGCCGAAGGGCTCGCCCGCCGCCAATTACGCCTTCGACGTGACTCCGGCGCGTCTCGTCGGCGCGCTGATAACGGAGCGCGGCGTGTGCGCCGCGAGCGAGGCGGGCTTGCGCGGATTGTTCCCTGATTTAGCGTAA
- a CDS encoding class II aldolase/adducin family protein yields MTDASKREAIVEAARSMNALGLNQGTAGNLSVRDGEAMLITPSGIAYATMTPQMIARMPLAGDGESQGPLAPSSEWRMHRDILRARPDVQAVVHTHSIYATTLATLRRDIPPVHYMIGIFRTSRIRCTDYAPFGTQALSDLAVEGLGRAHGVLLGNHGMIALGEGLDRAMWRAVELETLARLYYLARIAGEPALISEEEIENEITRFENYGLKSSK; encoded by the coding sequence ATGACGGATGCGAGCAAGCGAGAGGCGATCGTCGAAGCGGCGCGGAGCATGAATGCGCTCGGCCTCAATCAAGGAACCGCCGGCAATCTATCGGTGCGCGACGGCGAGGCGATGCTGATCACGCCGAGCGGAATCGCCTACGCCACAATGACCCCGCAGATGATCGCGCGCATGCCGCTCGCGGGCGACGGCGAGTCGCAAGGACCGCTCGCGCCCTCCAGCGAATGGCGCATGCATCGCGATATCCTACGCGCCAGGCCGGATGTGCAGGCGGTCGTGCATACGCATTCTATTTATGCGACGACGCTCGCCACGCTGCGGCGAGATATTCCGCCCGTGCATTATATGATCGGGATTTTCCGAACGTCTCGCATTCGCTGCACCGATTACGCGCCTTTCGGCACGCAGGCGCTCTCGGATCTCGCGGTCGAAGGATTGGGCCGCGCGCATGGCGTGCTGCTCGGCAATCACGGCATGATCGCGCTCGGCGAAGGATTGGATCGCGCAATGTGGCGCGCGGTGGAACTGGAGACGCTGGCGCGGCTCTATTATCTCGCGCGCATCGCCGGCGAGCCGGCGCTGATTTCAGAGGAAGAAATCGAAAACGAAATCACCCGTTTTGAAAATTACGGATTGAAATCGTCGAAGTGA
- the hslV gene encoding ATP-dependent protease subunit HslV, translating into MTQEQNTKPASWHATTIVLVKKNGKTVIAGDGQVSLGQTIVKANAKKVRRLGKGDVIAGFAGATADAFTLFERLEGKLEQYPGQLTRACVELAKDWRMDRYLRRLEAMMLVADREVGLTLTGAGDVLEPEAFEHGSVAAIGSGGNYALAAARALLDQPIEADVIAKRAMEIAADICVYTNRNIVLESI; encoded by the coding sequence ATGACACAAGAACAAAATACGAAACCGGCGAGCTGGCACGCGACGACCATCGTTCTGGTGAAAAAGAACGGCAAGACCGTCATCGCGGGCGACGGACAGGTGAGCCTCGGCCAGACCATCGTCAAGGCGAACGCCAAGAAGGTGCGTCGACTCGGCAAGGGCGATGTGATCGCGGGTTTCGCCGGCGCGACGGCGGACGCTTTCACTTTGTTCGAGCGGCTCGAGGGCAAGCTCGAGCAATATCCGGGGCAGCTCACGCGCGCTTGCGTGGAGCTCGCCAAGGACTGGCGCATGGATCGCTATCTGCGCCGGCTCGAGGCGATGATGCTGGTCGCCGATCGCGAGGTGGGGCTGACGCTGACCGGCGCCGGCGACGTGCTGGAGCCGGAAGCCTTCGAGCATGGCTCGGTGGCGGCGATCGGCTCCGGCGGCAATTATGCGCTGGCCGCGGCGCGCGCGCTGCTCGATCAGCCGATAGAGGCGGATGTGATCGCCAAGCGCGCGATGGAGATCGCCGCCGACATCTGCGTCTACACCAATCGCAACATCGTGCTCGAATCGATCTGA